Within the Streptomyces sp. R41 genome, the region GCCGGACACGGTCCCCCGGAGGAACTCGACCGGCCCGCACACCTGTTGCGGCCCGCGCCGCCACCTTGGGGCGCTTCGCCGAGCAGGACCGGGCGCACATCGCCCGCACGGCCCCGTCTCACGCCGTCTGACGCGTGAACGCCTCCAGGAGCGCCTCGCGGAACGCCTTGAGATCGGCCGGCTTACGGCTGGTGATCAGCGTGTTGGGCCCCTGCTCACAGACGTGTACGCGCTCGTCGACCCAGGTGCCGCCCGCGTTGCGGATGTCCGTGCGCAGGCTCGGCCAGGACGTGAGCACGCGGCCCCGGACCACGTCGGCCTCGACGAGTGTCCAGGGGGCGTGGCAGATCGCGGCGACCGGACGGCCCCGGTCGAAGAAGTCGCGTACGAAGGACACGGCCCGCTCGTCCAGCCGCAGGGTGTCGGGGTTGGCCACGCCGCCCGGCAGGACGATCCCGTCGAAGGACTGGGCCGACACGTCGGCGACGACCTCGTCCACGGTGAACGTGTCCGCCTTGTCCAGATGGCGGAAGGCCTGGATCCGCCCGGGCCTGGTGGACACGAGGACGGGCTCGCCGCCCGCGTCCCGGACGGCCTGCCAGGGATCGGTGAGTTCGACCTGCTCGACGCCCTCCGGCGCCATCAGGAACGCGATACGCATGGCTGCTCCCTCTTCTTTCCCTGCCGTCACAGAGGCGGGCGCGGGGTGCCGGGCCACCGCTCCGGTGCGGCGCGGCTGATGTCGGCGAGTGCCGAGCCCGGGTCCTGCGCCACCGCGAGGTCGCCGAGGCTCACCATCCCCACCGGCCGGCCGTCCTCGACGACCGG harbors:
- a CDS encoding type 1 glutamine amidotransferase domain-containing protein — its product is MRIAFLMAPEGVEQVELTDPWQAVRDAGGEPVLVSTRPGRIQAFRHLDKADTFTVDEVVADVSAQSFDGIVLPGGVANPDTLRLDERAVSFVRDFFDRGRPVAAICHAPWTLVEADVVRGRVLTSWPSLRTDIRNAGGTWVDERVHVCEQGPNTLITSRKPADLKAFREALLEAFTRQTA